Below is a genomic region from Rosa chinensis cultivar Old Blush chromosome 5, RchiOBHm-V2, whole genome shotgun sequence.
TCTCATAAGCACCAAGGGACCACAGACTCCCCAAAATCCTGTAATGTACCCAAGTGCAACAGAAACATaaaaccatggaatttgatgctcCTTGTTGTCTGCATCTGGGGTGCTCATATCAGGTGCATCAGCACCCTCTGTTGTCTGACACTTATTTGGAAGTGGGGCACCACAAAGTTGATTCCCCTCAAATGCAGAAGCATTGAAACTTTGGAGTTGAGTGCCTGATGGTATTCGTCCTCCAAGATTATTGTACGAGACATTGAAACTTGATAAGAAATTAAGACCTGTAAATGATGCCGGGATTTTTCCAGACAAATGGTTCATGGAGAGATCCAGTCTCTCCATGTACTTTAAGTAAGATATCTGGTCTGGAATGTTGCCGGAGAAGTTGTTAGCACTAAAATCCAGCCCTTGGAGAAGCTGCAATTGGCCAATCTCCGACGATGGAACCTACACTCTCTCCGACGATGGAACCTTCGAGATCTATCTCGAAAACCCATGTTATGTTCACTTTGATCAGTTGGTGTACTACAGCAAGAACATCAAAGGGAAGCTGAGTTTCGGCTCTGTTTCCGATGTGTCGGGGATTCAAGCCAAGAAGCTATTTATTTGGGTTACCGTGACGGGGATGCATATGGAACTAGGGTCTGATTCAGTTGAGTTTTACGTTGGGGCTCTGTCCGAGAAATTGCCTGCTAAACAGTTCGAGGATATTCCTGTATGTAAGAGCAAGGCTTGCCGAGGAGGAGCTAGTGTTGAGTCAATGTGAGGTAAATTATATGGGAAAGACTGGATTTTGTgtttctgagatttctaattTTACTTTGAAGAGTTGGGCAAAATAAGCAAAGAAACCACAGCCAACATTTACTTCTACTTCAAGTTAAAGACTGGGTTCCTTTTTGTAAAAAATTTGTTATTGTACATGAAGAATTAGATTAGGTTTTAATTATGTCCATATTCTGTTAGTTAAGAAGTTTAAAAGTTTGAAAAATTCTGGTCTTCTGAGTGATTGAACTTGAATGTGTGAAATGTTTATCCCATTTGTGTTGATAACCAAATCAAAGTATCAAATGAAGGAAAAGGAAGATATGTTTTCGATTGGTTTTTTTGGTTATTTAGAGCAACAATTGCAGGATCAAGAGATTCTTGTTgtcattttaaattttaaaaaggAGAATTCTGATGAATTACTTGCTAAAATCATCTTGTTGAACCTATGTTATGTCTTTCCTTTCCATATTTCTGAGGTTATGATGAAAATAAGtttctccattttcctttccaatcaAAAACTTGCTTGCTTTGATAAAGATAATGTCTGTGAGAAGTTTGTACTCCAACCCTGCACTTCTGAAGGTTTGGAATCTCAAGTTTTGTACTTGCATCATGTATGTCTGTGCGCATTTTTTTATGAAGGCCATAGAAAAGGCACTTGACCTTTGTATTGTAACGGTTGCTTGGATAGTCGAATCCTATTTCACTTGGTATCACACTATCACTCCATCTATGATCTAATTCTTGAGGCCAATGCTCATATGGGTGGGTTCAGGGTTAGGAGGATAGTTATCAGCCCCATTTTTACCCTCCAAAAGGTAAAAAAATTATCGTCCCCATCTCGTGCCCTGTCTAGGAAGTTTAGGTGATTAGTGAAATCATATCTGGTGTGTCGTTATGCTCTTTGTACTATTGGTCATTGTTTCCCTGAATTAATTGTTCATTTAGTAAAGAATGAAATTGCAACGGCCTTTGTCCTTTTTAAGCA
It encodes:
- the LOC112164430 gene encoding receptor-like protein EIX2, with amino-acid sequence MERLDLSMNHLSGKIPASFTGLNFLSSFNVSYNNLGGRIPSGTQLQSFNASAFEGNQLCGAPLPNKCQTTEGADAPDMSTPDADNKEHQIPWFYVSVALGYITGFWGVCGPLVLMRKWRCAYYHFLDKVQDSFHVMIAECMASMRRKFV